DNA from Aggregatimonas sangjinii:
GCGGTGTAAGACCAACCTTTCTACCGATATTGGCAAAAGACTCCCTCGCGTTCTTTTGGAGGCAGTTTAAGATATTCCAGTTTAAGTCATCTATCTTAACATTCAAAACTAAACGATTTTTTTTCTTTAGAATAGAAAGCTAATTTACAAAATTGATATGTAATCAAAAGACAATTATTTCGATAAGGGCGTAATTTTATAAGACTATTGTTCGTATTCAAGAATTATGCCCCATAAAAATCTAAGAACGGTTCCCGTTTATGGTAAATCTTTGGAACTCTGCCAAATGAGCAGGGAGATAGCTTCGTATTTTTCCTTCAACAAAGACCTGATGAAGCTTTATCAATCGCAGGGCCTGCGGGATATTATCGCCGATGCCATACTTACCGATGCCATCTTGATTCCACAGCAAATTGCCCAGGCCGAACGTTCTAGCTGTCGTTCGGTGAAAATGCAAAGCGCCTCTTTTATCGGGATTATGATTCGCAACCTCAACTCTTATTGTACCGGACTTGAAAAGGACGGAATAAAAGAAACCGAATATGTAAACTTACTACGAAAAGAGGTAAAAAGCTTTAGAAAATATTTTAAGAAGTGGCGCTTATCGCTAATGGGTGACATCTAGATCGAACGCAAAAAACGAACTCACCTTCGCGCATTTAAAAAAAACTTATTTTTAAATCCCTCTCTGTTCTTTATTGATTTAATTTTGAATGGATAATTACATTCAAATTGAAAGCAACCATTCTCATTCATTGTCCCGATCAGGCCGGTATCATATTTGCCGTAACTAGATTCATACATTCCAAAGGCGGAAACATTATTTATCTCGACCAGCACGTTGACCAACAGGCCAACATATTCTTTATGCGCTTAGAAAGTAATTTTGAGCGTGACGACATCTCGATTTCGGATTTTAAAAATGAATTCAACACTTCGCTTGCAGAAAGGTATTTGATGAAATGGAGCTTTTACAAAGACGAATCGCGACCTCGTATGGCCATTTTTGTATCCAAATACAATCATTGTCTTTATGATTTGCTCAGCAGATACCACTCCGGTGAGCTTTTGGTACGGATACCCTTCATTATTAGTAATCACTTAGACTTGCAACCTATTGCCGAGCAGTTCGGTATTCCCTTTCATCATATTCCGATAACCAAAAACACGAAATCCGAAGCGGAAAACCAGCAGCTATCCTTACTTCGCGAGCACGAGGTCGATTTTGTGGTCTTGGCTCGTTACATGCAAATCGTTACGGAAAAGGTCATCGATCTTTACCAAAATAAGATCATCAACATACACCATTCGTTTTTGCCAGCATTCGCAGGTGCCAAGCCATACCATGCAGCCTTTTCAAGAGGGGTCAAGATCATAGGAGCGACGAGCCATTATGTAACCCAAGAACTCGATGCCGGTCCTATCATAGAACAGGATGTGACCGCGGTGTCGCATGCCCATTCCATCAAAGATTTCATTGCCAAAGGCCGTGATCTTGAAAAAATAGTATTGTCGCGTGCCGTAAAACTTCATGTACAACACAAAGTGATGGTGTATAACAATAAAACTGTAATTTTTTCCTGAAATACCCGTTTGAATCATAAACCAAGAATGCTGATATGAAAAAAACCGTACTCGTTCTTCTAGTGCTGTTTCAATTTTTAGGCTGTGGCGAACTACAACAGGTGGTCAATCAATTGCCTCAAGGTGAACAGGCACTCGGTAACGCACAAATTGCAAACGGACTCCGCGAAGCATTGGAGAAGGGCATTGACAAACAAGTAAGTAAACTGACCCAAACCGACGGCTTTTTCAAGAACGAGCTCGTTAAGATACTGTTGCCGGAAGAATTGCAAAAAGTAGATAATACCCTCAGAAAAATCGGTCTTGAAAATTTGGCGGATGAGGGCCTGAAAGTCCTCAACAGGGCTGCCGAAGATGCGGTGAGCGAGGCAACACCGATTTTTGTAAATGCCGTAAAGGGAATCAACTTCAACGATGCCAAAAATATCTTATTAGGGGCTGACAATGCGGCAACACAGTATCTGGATAATGCGACGCGGTCGGCGCTCTACGCCAAATTTAAACCTGTTATTCAAAGCTCTTTTGAAAAAGTTAAAGCCGATCAAATTTGGTCGAGCTTGATCAATAGGTACAATGCCATTCCGCTTACGGAAAATGTAAATCCAGACCTTACCGACTACGTTACAATAGAGGCCTTGGAAGGGGTGTTTACAATGATTGCCATAGAGGAAAAAGAGATTAGGAACAATGCAGCTTCGAGAACCTCTGATCTCCTGAGAAAGGTCTTTAAATTACAGGATTAATAAAAGTGTGTTTGGCAACAATAAGAGTAAAAAAGTACCGTTAAAATTCATAGAAAGAATGTTCAACCATGTTGAACCCTGCTTCAGAAAAAAAAGAATATTCGTTTCGAATTTATTTGAGTTAGTAATTTTTTGAGTTAGTTAGTCTAAAAAACCGGTGGGAGCACCGGTTTTTTTATTGCTGTCAACTTCTTCTTGATGTTCGCGATTCTTAGCCAACATCATACAGTAAGCTGTACGAATTTCTACTGCTTACACTCTGAGTACAAGGGTAAACTATTATCGGGACATACTACATTTAAGGTTTTTTTAGGGTTTTTTTTTCTAAAATTAACTAAATTAAACCAAGCTAATTCAGCGATCATCAATCATCAATCATCATAATGAGGCAGACCAGGATATTTTTATTATTGGTAGTCCTTTGCTTATCAGCGTGCTACGCTATCCCCCCGATAGACAAAGTAAGAGGTACTTTTCCCGAAATCGGTTATTTTTCAAATAATACAGATTTGGCGGACAGCGCCTCTATATTGTATCAAACCCAGAGATATGCCGAGGCACTCGTATTATTGGAAAAAGCTCTGCAAAAGCATAAAAAAAACCCCGCGCCCGTATTGAAGAAGATAGCCTTAAGTCATTCGGCCTTGGGACATACGGGTGAAGCAATACAGTACATCGAGGAATATTTACAAGTTGAATTCGACTCCAATATCTTAATGGATGAGGGATTCGATACTATTCGCACTACAGCGGAATTTATAGATATTCAAGAGAAGTACGCACCGCATTTTACTTTCTGGTCTTTCTTGTATCTCTACATAGCACTTATTGGTTTCTACACCGCAATTGTGCTTAATTTCAATAAAAGGATAGACGTTGTGGCTAGAATTCTGATCAGCGGCTTTATTCTTATCCACTCTTCTTTTATCCTCAATATTTTCTTCAACATCACCAATTACCAGTATGTTTATCCCCATTCGTATTTGATGTCCACGGCCTTCTCTTTTTTATACGGTCCGCTCCTATATTTTTATTTTAAAAGAATTACACAACGGTACGCATTCAGGAAAATAGACCTTTTGCACCTGATTCCAACTGTGCTTTTTCTCTTTTACATTGTGCCAATCTATACCATGTCGGCCGAAGAGAAATTGAATTTAATGCTCGGTCGTGCGGCTGAAGGACAAGTGGCCACAGATTCTGCGTACCTTTACCTTATCGTAGGGCTTAAGCTAGCGTCTTTATTGATTTATGGCTTTTTTAGTCGGAAGCTATACCTTAAAGCCAAACATGATAAGGTTCTTTCCAGAGCCAACAAATTATGGCAGAGGAATATCTATCTAATTCATATCTCATACGTCATTGTCTACGCCATTTATGGAGTAGTGATCAGTAATGAAATCGTCACGGGATTCCTTTACCATTCCCAAATCATATGCATGTCGGCTATGGTTTTGTTCCTAGGTCTTTCGGCCAACCTTCAACCCAGTGTTTTTAGTGGACTTTTATCCTTTGAGAACAGCTTGTTTTTCAAGTATGAAAAATCCGGATTGACCCAAAGTTTTTCAGAGGAATTAAAGCAAAACCTAATGAGGTTGTTCGACGTCGAAAAGATTT
Protein-coding regions in this window:
- a CDS encoding DUF4197 domain-containing protein, translated to MKKTVLVLLVLFQFLGCGELQQVVNQLPQGEQALGNAQIANGLREALEKGIDKQVSKLTQTDGFFKNELVKILLPEELQKVDNTLRKIGLENLADEGLKVLNRAAEDAVSEATPIFVNAVKGINFNDAKNILLGADNAATQYLDNATRSALYAKFKPVIQSSFEKVKADQIWSSLINRYNAIPLTENVNPDLTDYVTIEALEGVFTMIAIEEKEIRNNAASRTSDLLRKVFKLQD
- the purU gene encoding formyltetrahydrofolate deformylase, giving the protein MKATILIHCPDQAGIIFAVTRFIHSKGGNIIYLDQHVDQQANIFFMRLESNFERDDISISDFKNEFNTSLAERYLMKWSFYKDESRPRMAIFVSKYNHCLYDLLSRYHSGELLVRIPFIISNHLDLQPIAEQFGIPFHHIPITKNTKSEAENQQLSLLREHEVDFVVLARYMQIVTEKVIDLYQNKIINIHHSFLPAFAGAKPYHAAFSRGVKIIGATSHYVTQELDAGPIIEQDVTAVSHAHSIKDFIAKGRDLEKIVLSRAVKLHVQHKVMVYNNKTVIFS
- a CDS encoding AraC family transcriptional regulator, with the translated sequence MRQTRIFLLLVVLCLSACYAIPPIDKVRGTFPEIGYFSNNTDLADSASILYQTQRYAEALVLLEKALQKHKKNPAPVLKKIALSHSALGHTGEAIQYIEEYLQVEFDSNILMDEGFDTIRTTAEFIDIQEKYAPHFTFWSFLYLYIALIGFYTAIVLNFNKRIDVVARILISGFILIHSSFILNIFFNITNYQYVYPHSYLMSTAFSFLYGPLLYFYFKRITQRYAFRKIDLLHLIPTVLFLFYIVPIYTMSAEEKLNLMLGRAAEGQVATDSAYLYLIVGLKLASLLIYGFFSRKLYLKAKHDKVLSRANKLWQRNIYLIHISYVIVYAIYGVVISNEIVTGFLYHSQIICMSAMVLFLGLSANLQPSVFSGLLSFENSLFFKYEKSGLTQSFSEELKQNLMRLFDVEKIYRENDINLQSLADRLNTTRHNTSQVINEHFDMNFHELINKYRIQEAKYMLGADAQRNLNIIDIAYEVGFNNKVTFNKAFKKDTKLTPSEYQRVSASALG